GCCGTGCTACCACCTGATTTTTACGATTTAAAATCTTTTCCCATTGGATCTGAACCGGCCCGGTCTCGAGTCCCCAATCAGCTGCTTCCTTTAACTGGGCCATCCTCCCTGCCGCCGCAGTAAACACTTTGGTGGGAATACAGCCCCGGTTCAAACAGGTACCTCCCAGTTCTTCTTTTTCCACCACTGCTACCCTGGCTCCCCACTGAGCCGCCCGGATAGCAGCTACATACCCACCAGGACCACCGCCTAAAATGACAATGTCGTAATGCATACTGTTACCTCCCTGTCTTGTCTTCCTATGGTGGACCACCTCTATTATTGTACCTGAAAATACTGACAAATGCTATCCTCATATTGTTTATTGCTATGGCCCAAGTGCCACCAAATAGGTAAAAATTAGACAAATTAACCAGCCCACTTGTTCTGACAACAACATAAATTAATACAGGTATAAAGGGAAAACAAGGAGGAATAAGGAAAATGACTAATGAAGGACATAATTACCTCACCTTATCAACCGGGGTAGTTAGAAAAGATGCCTCCACTACTCAGGTCCGCATCAATTCCGTGAACCTGGACCCTGATGATCAGCGACAAATAACTATCCAGGTTTTTGACTGGACCACAGGCAGTCCCACCCAAATCGGCACAGATATTAATGTAACCCTCGATCCCAATAAATCGGACAGCTCGACTGTAGCTTTGTTAGTCACCGTTACCGATTATGAAATCAGAGTTAAAGTTCCCAATGATGAAGATGTCATTGTCAATACCTTTGGCGAAACTGCCTTAGGGGCTATGATTGGTGCTAACACTGTTTTGTTTAAAGATCTGGTTAAACTAAGCCTGGTATAATGTAAAAAGGAGGGCACTTTAGCGCCCTCCTTGTTGATTTTCCTTTATCCCACATATAATTGCCCGTAAGGCCGGGTAGAAACCGGGCGAAGTTTAAAGAACTGCTCTGCCATAATTGTATCCAGTTCCAGGCTGAAGTCCTGACAGTACTCAGCTAGAATTGCCCGCAATAATTGTAGGTCTTCAGTATCAGCTGGAAAAATGCTGCACTCTCTGCCCAGTTGAGCAGGATCCACTTCTCCCCGCAGATAGATGATTCCACCGTGCATGCCTGTACCAACCAGTTCCCCTACCAGAGGCTGGTTAGGCTGTCGGTCCAGTCCCAGCACAACCAGGATGCCTCCAGCCATATATTCCCCCAGAAAATCACCTGCTGTGCCTCCGATCACCATTACCGGCCGCTGCTGCTGGTATTCCTTCATGTGGATACCTACCCGGTAGCCCACACTGCCGCGGATGAAAAGTTTGCCTCCCCGCATGGCATAGCCGAGAACATCCCCGGCCTGACCATGGATGATAATTTTACCCGCATTCATGGTGTTGCCGATGGCATCCTGGCCATTGCCGTGGACGATGATGGTAGGACCATCCAGAAAGGCCCCCAGATCAGACCCCGGGGTTCCCTGGACGGTGATGGTTAAATCAGCACTGATACCGGTCCCAAGATAGCGCTGACCATTGATATTTTCCAGCAAAAATTCCCGTTCTCCTGCCGCCACCTGGGCTTTTAGCCACTGGTTCAAGTCTTTATAGTGCATTCCTTTTCCATTCAGTTTCTGCATTCCCTGTCCCCCCTTAGCGGCCGGCATGTTTGATGCCCAGAATTTCCATTTCTTCCGCAGTCAAACCCACAGCCCGCAGCCGTTCCCGACTGCCCCGCAGGCTTTCTACGGCATTGACGCCCATCGCCCCTAGAATTTCCTTGATTTCCAGGGACCAGCCGCGAATCAGATTGGTCAGCTGTTCCGCTCCCCACTCCGGATCCAGCCGTCTGGTCAGGTTGGGGTCCTGGGTAGCAATACCCCAGGCACAACGACCGGAATAGCATTTCTGGCACATGGTACAGCCCAGAGCAATCAAGGCAGCAGTACCGATCATGACGGCATCAGCCCCTAAGGCCAGGGCCTTGACCACATCGGCACTGTGGCGAATCCCCCCCCCGGCGATAATGCTGACCCGGTTGCGGATTCCTTCCTGGCGCAAACGATCATCAACAGCAGCCAGAGCCAGTTCAATAGGGATGCCGACATGGTCCCGAATCATGGCCGGCGTGGCCCCGGTACCGCCCCGAAAGCCATCGATAGTGATAACATCGGCTCCAGCCCGGGCTATGCCGCTGGCGATAGCAGCCACATTGTGAACAGCGGCGATTTTAACCGCTACCGGTTTGCTGTAATTGGTAGCCTCTTTGATGGCAGTAATCAGCTGGGCCAGGTCCTCAATGGAGTAGATATCATGGTGAGGGGCCGGTGAGATGGCATCTGAACCCACAGGTATCATGCGGGTGCGAGAGACTTCCCCATCCACTTTCTCCCCGGGTAAATGGCCGCCAATACCGGGCTTGGCCCCCTGACCCACCTTGATTTCCACCATGGCAGCCTGGTTGAGATATTCCGGGGTAACGCCAAAACGCCCGGAAGCCACCTGCACAATAGTATTCTGCCCATACTGATACAACTCAGGATGCAATCCGCCCTCTCCGGTATTATAAAGGATCCCGGCTACCGCTGCTGCTTTGGCCAGGGCCCGGTGAGCATTCAGGCTAATGGCACCAAAGGACATAGCTGCAAATACCAGAGGTGTTTCCAGCTTGATCTGCGGCGGCAGCGGCTCTGCCAGCCGGTAACCACCAGGCCCTTCCACCACCTTGATGCCATCGGGGCGAGAACCCAGATAAGTGCGCAATTCCATGGGTTCCCGCAAGGGGTCCAGGGAAGGATTGGTTACCTGACAGGCATCTAAGGCAATGTGATCAAAATAGTTTTTCCAGGGCTTGTCATTGCCTGTGGCAGTCAGCAGCTTGGCGCCCGTAGCCGCCTGTTTTTTCACATTATTGATTACCCGGGGTTGCCAGTGGGCATTCTCCTTGAAAACCGCCGGGTTTTGTGTAATATAAATACAATCCTCCGGACAGACGAACATACAACGGCGACAGGCCACGCAGTCCCGGTGTTTGGCTACCACCCGGTCCTGCCAGGACAGGGCCCCGAAGGAACATTCCCTGACACAGCGCTGACAGCGGCGGCAGCGGTCATGTTCGATAACTACCCGAAATTCTGCTGCAATGCTTTTCATCAGACCTCTACCCCCTCTTCCAGTTCTACCAGTACCGGTTCGCCACCTCTGGGGGCCCAGACCCGATCGGGAGCCGGGCAAATTTCCCGAATAGCACTTTCCTCACTGGCCAGGAAGAACAGATCATCCTTTTCTGCCGCTACCATGGGCCGGAGTTTAATGCGGTCAGACAGTCCCAGCATGCCCCGGCTGTGGCCCAGAATAATGCTGAAGGGGCCGTTAAGAAGAGCCGAACCATAGACCTGACGGATAGCTGTAATCAGCTCTTTTTCATCCGCTGGCAAGCGGTCAATTTTATGCCAGAATTCAGGTGCCACCGCTTTGGCCGCAATGGCAAATGGCAGTTTCTGTCTTCTCACCATCAGGTCGAAGATATATGTTACTACTTCTGTATCGGTTTGTAAATTGCATTTATAGCCAAACATCTCCAGATAGCGTTTATTAATGCCATAGCTGGTGATTTCCCCATTATGAACTACCGACCAGTCCAGCAGGCAAAAGGGATGGGCCCCACCCCACCAGCCGGGAGTATTGGTGGGGAAACGGCCATGGGCAGTCCAGAGATAGGCTTCATATTCTTCCAGCCGGTAGAAGCGGCCGATATCTTCCGGGTAGCCGACCCCCTTGAATGCTCCCATGTTTTTGCCGGAAGAAGCCACAAAGGCACCGTCGATCTGGTTATTGATATACATAACCACATCTACTACAAAATCCCTCTCATCTTTCAGGAAGCCGTTAACATTCAGCGCCTCTGGCCGCACCCGCAGAAAATAACGCCACAAAATCGGGCTTTCCCCGATTTGGGGCAAAGGCCGGGTGGGAAGAGGTTCCGAACCATCAATGAAAAAATATTCCCGAATATACATTTCGGTATTGATTTTCGCTGTTTCTGAGTGATACATCATATGGAAAGCATAATGGTCCTTATATTGCGGATAAATGCCGTAGGCTGCAAAGCCGCCGCCCAGTCCGTTGGAGCGATCATGCATCAGGGCAATGGATTGGATTATTGCCTCTCCGTTCATGCGCCGGCCTTTCCGGCTCATGATCCCACTGATAGCACAGCCTGATGGAATGCGTGGTCTAATTCCCAGCATGCTTCTCACCTACCTATTGTACAAATTATAAAAATGATAGGTTTTATTATAACATTGAAGGAAAGTTTATGTCTATGAACGCAATGTATGAATACAGTATATATTTCTAACAGGCTGCCAGACATTTTTTGGCTTTTTCTATAACATAGTTTTCTAGATGGTCGACTGTCTGCCAGTCAATTTCCAAATGTTCCTTATTAATTTCAACCAGTACCCGTAGAAATTGGCCCAGACTTGTATTCCCAGCCCTTTCTCCTAAACCGCCAGCCGTTGTGTTAATCCATAATGCGCCGGCTTTGTATGCGGCTAAAGCGTTGGCTGTTGCCAGACCAAAATCATTGTGGCCGTGAAACTCAATGGGTATAGAAACTTTTCCTCTTAAAAAATGGATCATTTCAAAAGTTCGAAAAGGGTCTAAGATGCCTACAGTATCGGCCACTCTTAACCTGGTAGCCCCAAGTTTTTCTGCTTCCTGGGCTAATTGGGTTAAAAAAAACAGGTCGGCGCGTGAAGCATCTTCAGCACCGACACTAAACTGGCATCCCTGTTGTCTGGCAAAAGACAATACTTCCCGCAACTGACCTAATACCCAGTGGCGATCTTTTTGTAATTTATAACGAATCTGAATATCCGAGGCAGGGACAGAAATGTGTATCAATTTAAAACCACATTGTATAGATTGCAAAATATCACATTTTCTGGCCCGGTTCCAGGTAATGAGTTTGGCCTTTAAATTTATTTCTGCTAATTTTTTCAATGAGCGCTGTTCAATTTCCCCCATTGCCGGAATCCCTGCCTCAATAAAATCTACACCTATCGCATCCAGCCATCTGGCTATCAATATTTTATCTTCAATCCCAAAAACTACACCTGCTGCCTGTTCCCCATCTCTCAAGGTAGTATCAATAATCTTCAGTGTCATGCTAACCGCCCCCAGATTTGTTGGCCTTTTTCCAGCAGAAGCATTTTATCAGCCAGATATTCCCCTTCCTGCAGGTCGTGAGTAACTACAATCATAGGAATCTGCCAGCGTTTTTGCATTTGTTTCAATTCCCGTTGTATAGTTTTTCTTAAATCCCAATCCAGTGCTGACATTGGTTCATCCATTAACAATAAATCAGGAGCCGAGACTAAAGCCCGTGCCAGTGCCACTCTTTGCTTTTCTCCCCCTGATATGCTGCCCGGGTAACTAGTTAACAAAGGTCTGATTCTTAAGATATCAATTATTTCATCGAAATCCACCGTGGTTTTTCCTTTCCGCCTCATACCGTACAGGATATTTTCTTTCACCGATAGATGAGGAAAAAGGGCAAACTCTTGAAAAACAAACCCGATCCCCCGTTTTCTCACCGGTAACTGCAACCCTTGTTTATGAGAATAAAAAATCTTTTCTCCAAACTTAATTAAACCTTTCTCCGGAGTGACCATACCAGCGATACAGTGCAAAATCGTACTCTTACCTGCACCAGAAGGACCATAAATGACCAAAACCTCATTAGTGATTTGAAAGTTAACGTTCAAATCGTACATAGGCATTTTTTTGTAAAAATTGGCCTGCAACATCCTTATCCTCCATCCTGTATTGTTTTTTAATCAATGGAATCCATGAATTTAAACTATAAATTAAACAGAAACAAATTAATACTAAAATGCTAACCAGCATACCAGCTTTCTGCCAGTTCCCTTCCTCCACTGCATAATATACTGCTGTAGCAAGGGTTTGGGTTTGTCCGGGAATATTGCCAGCAATCATTAATGTGGCTCCAAACTCCCCCAGTGCTCTGGCTAAACCCATAATCAGTCCCGAAACAATCCCTGGCCAGGCAAGGGGTAAAGTAATAGTCCAAAAAACTCGCCATTCCCCTGCCCCCAAACTCCTGGCTGCCATTTCCAGCTGTTCATCAATAGCGTCAAAACTATAGCGCATACTCTGATAAATAATGGGAAAAGCAACTATCGTCGCTGCCAGGAATGCACCTAACCAGGTAAATACTATCTGGATATTCAGCACTTCTTTTAGCCAATGTCCCAGCAACAACAGCCCAAAACCTACTACGGAAGGAGGTAAAACCAGCGGTAAAATAAAGATGCTTTCCCAGATTTGTTTTAAATAAATTTTTCTTTTACTCATTATCCAGGCCAATGGTATTGTCAGCAACAAATTTATTCCTACTGCCAGAAGGGCAATTTTTAAAGATAATAACAACGGACTCCAATCAATAGTATTCATCTTAGTCCATCCCTTTCTTAAAACCATATTTCGTAAAAATTGCTTGACTTTCCCCTTGTAACAGAAATCGAGCAAATTCTCGCGTCTCTCGTAGATTTGTTGCTTCATTTAATATAGCCATTTGGTAAACGATTGGACTGTGTAGTTTCTTGTCGGCAATAGCAGTAACCTTTAGGTTGTTAAATTTATACACATCCGTTCGATATACTAAACCTGCGTCAGCATTACCTGTTGCCACAAACAAAGCAACCTGGCTGGCGTCTTTTGCAAAAACTATTTTTTCATCAACCTTTTCCCACAGCCCTAGAGCTTCTAGTACCTCCAAACCATATTTCCCCACAGGCGCTGAAGAAGGTAAAGCTATACTGATCAGTTTTACCTCTGATTGTTTCAAATCATTAAAATCTTTAATCATGTTATTATCTTTAGTTGTAACTAAAACCAGTTCATTCCTTAAAAAATTAAAAATTTCAGCAACCTTTTTTTGGCTATACAAATCCTGAACAGGTTCTATCCCGGCTGAAAGAAAAAGGTCTATTTGCGCTCCATGCAATATTTGCTCTTTTAAGGTCTCTGAACCGCCATAGACAATTTTTATCTTAATGTTTTTGTTTTTTTGTTCATATTTTGTTGCCACTTCATCCAGGGGTTCTCTTAAACTGCTGGCAGCCGCTACCACTATAACTGGCGATTCAACAGCATCAGGTTTGACTAACCTGCTCCAACCGCCTATTGTGATAAGTAGGAAAAGGAAAATAATAATCCAGCTTCTCATAACTACCCATCCTTTTCGCATTGGCCAAGATAATGATCAAAAGTTTCAGCAACCATAGGTCCCAGCGCCCAGATCCCCTTAATTCCCTTTTGTTTCAATTTGGTTAAAGCTCCTAATCCAATGCGAACTGCCAGAACCAGCTGGCAGTCGGAAATTAGCTCAATAGTTTGATCCATCAGAGATTCATCCCCTGTTGATACGGGACAGGGTGGCCGATTGGCTCGTATATCCACTAATTTATACCCCTCATCCACAACCTCAAAAATATAAAACTTTCCCGCTCTGCCAAAGTGTTGATTGATAACTTTTCCATCACTGCTGGCCACAGCAAATTTTTTGATCATAATTGGACTCCTCCTCTCCCAGTAAACCGATAGCATCAGCCCGACACTGGCGACAATGATCCATTTGTGGTATAAATACCCTGTTTTGCTGGCGGATTCTTAATAATTCTTCCGGAGAAGGAGGGGTTAAATGAGCAAAATCCGCCTGAGGTATTAATGGCATAATATTCATCACATATACCCCTAAGTCTCGCATTACCCGGGCTATTTCGCTCACGTGATGATCATTTATACCCGGGATTAAAACTGTGTTAACTTTAACAACTATCCCATGTTTTACTGCTGCTTCAATTCCCATCAGCTGGTTGGATAATAACTTGCTGGCACCAGATAGGCCCCGCAAAATTTGCCCTTTATATAAAACCCAGTCATAGATTTGATTCCCTATGGTAGGATCCACAGCATTAACAGTTACTGTTAAACTATCGATTCTCAAAACTTTTATTTCCTCAATATAATCGGGTAGCAGTAAACCATTGGTACTTAAACACTTGAGCAGCCCCGGGGCATGTTCATTAACCAGGCGAAAAGTTTCAAAGGTTTCTTTATTTGCCAAAGGATCTCCAGGGCCAGCTATGCCTACAACGCTAATGCGTTCGTCTTTCTCCAGAATTTCTTTAAGCCTGTATATGGCCTGCCAGGGTTTTAACAAAGTACTGGCCACCCCGGGCCGATTTTCATTGGCACAATCATATTTCTGCGAACAATAACGGCATTTAATATTGCAACGGGGAGCAACCGGCAAATGCACGCGCCCTTTTTTTCCGGCTACTTCTTTATTTAAGCAAGGATGTTCAGTTATTTTTTGTTCACACCACATCTTTACTCCCACCTTTATAAAAAATCAGGAGCCTCAAAACCGAGGCTCCTTTGCCTTCCAGTATCACCGTTTTACTATTTAAGTGCTTCCTTTCCTTTTTCTGAAGTCCTAATCCGTACTACTTCCTTGATAGGACAGACAAAGATTTTGCCATCCCCGTAATAACCAGTTTGATTGACTCTGATAATGGTATCTACAACCTGCTGGACATCTTCGTCAGCAACTATAATGTGCAATAATCGTTTGGGAATAAAGGAGTAGGTCGCCTCCTCGGAATACCTTTCACTAATTATTTCTCCCATTGGCGGATCAATTTCACTTAAAATACCTTTTTGTTTACCTCGACCACTGACACTGTATAAATGAAAAGCATTAAACCCCAAACCATCCAGAGCTGCCTTGGTTTCCTGAATTTTAGAGCGGCGGAGAATAGCCATCACTTCTTTCATAATTTCTCCCTCCCCGCTATAAGCCTTTGCTGCCGGTTCTGATAGTATAAACTTCCTCTACGGGCGAAACAAAAATTTTACCATCACCGATATTGCCGGTTCGAGCCGTATTTTCAATAATCTTAACTGCTTTATCTGCTTCTTCATCCTGAACAACCAGCATTAATTGAACTTTAGGAAGCTCGTCATAAACAATTGGTCCCACTTGAATTCCTTTTTGCCTGCCCCGCCCAAAAACATACATTTTGGTCAAGGAAATAAAACCGGCATTTGCCAGTGCTTCCACTGTTTGTTTTTCTCTTTCCGGCCGGATAATCGCCCTGATCATTAACATTTTGTTTCCCTCCTTAACTTTTTTTGTTCAAGTTCCAGATAAGCGTTGGCCCACAAATCCAGTAACCGCATTGCTCCTTCATAACCTACAATCAACTGACGCTGACTGCCAAATCGGTCATCCACCGGGAAACCAGTCCGAACCAGGGGTATTCCCTCTGTCCGTTCGATATATTCCCCATCCGAGCCTCCAATCAATAAATCAGCTTTACTTTGTCTAACTGCCTGTCTGATTTCGGTAAAATCAGCCCGGTTTAAAATTACAGGTCGTCTGGTTAAATTTCGGGTAAGTTGTTCTAAGCGCTGGACAGTTTCAGGATTATCACCGCCAATACTTAAAACAGCCGGCTGCATTCCCAGTTCCAGGGCAAAGCCAGTTAGGGCCTCAACCAGATCAGCATCTCCATAAATAGCCGGGCGTTTGCCGAAGAGAACTTTGTGGGCATCCACCATGGCATCCAGCAGGCGATTTCTTTCTTTTTCGATTTCCGCCGGCAAGGATTGCAGGCCTTTCAATCTCAGCAGTTGACCCACAAGACGATCGGTTCCTTTGAGCCCGACAGGCAAGGGTATTCGTTCCAAAGGAACAGCAAATTCCTTTAATAAATAATCTCCCACAGTTTCCAGTTTTGAAGAGCTTAATCCCATTTGCATAGTATAACGGGCCTGGGCCAATCTTCGGATTTGAGTTAAAGGGGTACCTCCCTCTGGAATAAGAGGATAAGAGATAGTAGCTCCCCCATCCAGAGTCTCAGAGTAATCAGGAAAGAAAACAGCTTCTACTTCAATGGTTGCCAGCAAGCGCTTGAGATAGCGGATA
Above is a genomic segment from Carboxydocella sporoproducens DSM 16521 containing:
- a CDS encoding glutamate synthase-related protein is translated as MKSIAAEFRVVIEHDRCRRCQRCVRECSFGALSWQDRVVAKHRDCVACRRCMFVCPEDCIYITQNPAVFKENAHWQPRVINNVKKQAATGAKLLTATGNDKPWKNYFDHIALDACQVTNPSLDPLREPMELRTYLGSRPDGIKVVEGPGGYRLAEPLPPQIKLETPLVFAAMSFGAISLNAHRALAKAAAVAGILYNTGEGGLHPELYQYGQNTIVQVASGRFGVTPEYLNQAAMVEIKVGQGAKPGIGGHLPGEKVDGEVSRTRMIPVGSDAISPAPHHDIYSIEDLAQLITAIKEATNYSKPVAVKIAAVHNVAAIASGIARAGADVITIDGFRGGTGATPAMIRDHVGIPIELALAAVDDRLRQEGIRNRVSIIAGGGIRHSADVVKALALGADAVMIGTAALIALGCTMCQKCYSGRCAWGIATQDPNLTRRLDPEWGAEQLTNLIRGWSLEIKEILGAMGVNAVESLRGSRERLRAVGLTAEEMEILGIKHAGR
- a CDS encoding class II glutamine amidotransferase, with amino-acid sequence MLGIRPRIPSGCAISGIMSRKGRRMNGEAIIQSIALMHDRSNGLGGGFAAYGIYPQYKDHYAFHMMYHSETAKINTEMYIREYFFIDGSEPLPTRPLPQIGESPILWRYFLRVRPEALNVNGFLKDERDFVVDVVMYINNQIDGAFVASSGKNMGAFKGVGYPEDIGRFYRLEEYEAYLWTAHGRFPTNTPGWWGGAHPFCLLDWSVVHNGEITSYGINKRYLEMFGYKCNLQTDTEVVTYIFDLMVRRQKLPFAIAAKAVAPEFWHKIDRLPADEKELITAIRQVYGSALLNGPFSIILGHSRGMLGLSDRIKLRPMVAAEKDDLFFLASEESAIREICPAPDRVWAPRGGEPVLVELEEGVEV
- a CDS encoding ATP-binding cassette domain-containing protein, whose product is MLQANFYKKMPMYDLNVNFQITNEVLVIYGPSGAGKSTILHCIAGMVTPEKGLIKFGEKIFYSHKQGLQLPVRKRGIGFVFQEFALFPHLSVKENILYGMRRKGKTTVDFDEIIDILRIRPLLTSYPGSISGGEKQRVALARALVSAPDLLLMDEPMSALDWDLRKTIQRELKQMQKRWQIPMIVVTHDLQEGEYLADKMLLLEKGQQIWGRLA
- the modB gene encoding molybdate ABC transporter permease subunit, whose translation is MNTIDWSPLLLSLKIALLAVGINLLLTIPLAWIMSKRKIYLKQIWESIFILPLVLPPSVVGFGLLLLGHWLKEVLNIQIVFTWLGAFLAATIVAFPIIYQSMRYSFDAIDEQLEMAARSLGAGEWRVFWTITLPLAWPGIVSGLIMGLARALGEFGATLMIAGNIPGQTQTLATAVYYAVEEGNWQKAGMLVSILVLICFCLIYSLNSWIPLIKKQYRMEDKDVAGQFLQKNAYVRFER
- the modA gene encoding molybdate ABC transporter substrate-binding protein, which gives rise to MRSWIIIFLFLLITIGGWSRLVKPDAVESPVIVVAAASSLREPLDEVATKYEQKNKNIKIKIVYGGSETLKEQILHGAQIDLFLSAGIEPVQDLYSQKKVAEIFNFLRNELVLVTTKDNNMIKDFNDLKQSEVKLISIALPSSAPVGKYGLEVLEALGLWEKVDEKIVFAKDASQVALFVATGNADAGLVYRTDVYKFNNLKVTAIADKKLHSPIVYQMAILNEATNLRETREFARFLLQGESQAIFTKYGFKKGMD
- a CDS encoding NifB/NifX family molybdenum-iron cluster-binding protein, whose protein sequence is MIKKFAVASSDGKVINQHFGRAGKFYIFEVVDEGYKLVDIRANRPPCPVSTGDESLMDQTIELISDCQLVLAVRIGLGALTKLKQKGIKGIWALGPMVAETFDHYLGQCEKDG
- a CDS encoding radical SAM protein yields the protein MWCEQKITEHPCLNKEVAGKKGRVHLPVAPRCNIKCRYCSQKYDCANENRPGVASTLLKPWQAIYRLKEILEKDERISVVGIAGPGDPLANKETFETFRLVNEHAPGLLKCLSTNGLLLPDYIEEIKVLRIDSLTVTVNAVDPTIGNQIYDWVLYKGQILRGLSGASKLLSNQLMGIEAAVKHGIVVKVNTVLIPGINDHHVSEIARVMRDLGVYVMNIMPLIPQADFAHLTPPSPEELLRIRQQNRVFIPQMDHCRQCRADAIGLLGEEESNYDQKICCGQQ
- a CDS encoding P-II family nitrogen regulator → MKEVMAILRRSKIQETKAALDGLGFNAFHLYSVSGRGKQKGILSEIDPPMGEIISERYSEEATYSFIPKRLLHIIVADEDVQQVVDTIIRVNQTGYYGDGKIFVCPIKEVVRIRTSEKGKEALK
- a CDS encoding P-II family nitrogen regulator, encoding MLMIRAIIRPEREKQTVEALANAGFISLTKMYVFGRGRQKGIQVGPIVYDELPKVQLMLVVQDEEADKAVKIIENTARTGNIGDGKIFVSPVEEVYTIRTGSKGL
- a CDS encoding nitrogenase component 1 codes for the protein MAEHEYKAVVNPCKLCMPLGAVLALKGVEATVILLHGSQGCATYMRRFLGGHFNEPVDIASTALTEKDAIYGGGSNLERAFANILRQYQSVQMIGIPTTCLAETIGDDVELMVEKLKKEGKTASVEVVPVSTPSYAGTHLEGYYTAIYQIAKHLVKPPQQKNCYDLNLIPGIISPADIRYLKRLLATIEVEAVFFPDYSETLDGGATISYPLIPEGGTPLTQIRRLAQARYTMQMGLSSSKLETVGDYLLKEFAVPLERIPLPVGLKGTDRLVGQLLRLKGLQSLPAEIEKERNRLLDAMVDAHKVLFGKRPAIYGDADLVEALTGFALELGMQPAVLSIGGDNPETVQRLEQLTRNLTRRPVILNRADFTEIRQAVRQSKADLLIGGSDGEYIERTEGIPLVRTGFPVDDRFGSQRQLIVGYEGAMRLLDLWANAYLELEQKKLRRETKC